The Nostoc sp. 'Peltigera membranacea cyanobiont' N6 genome contains the following window.
GTAATCTCAATTAGAGCATAAGCTTGACCAGTTTCTTCACCTACCGCCTTAAAGGTATACAAATCGCCAAGCACCCAGTATGAAGAACCTTGTCCTGGTTGCTGCAATATTCCTTGCAGATTGATTGTCATAGAGATTCCCTTGTAAGATGTTTTCTATTATAGGATTTATCAGCAAAATCTCAATTTTTACTCTGTAATTAAATAGACATAAATAAGCGTAACTATATAATCGTAAATGGAGCAGACTGAAGTCAAGCAATATCTAAGATGAGTGAGTTATGCCTACTTATTCTTGCCTATTTAATTTTTGTATAGATTTAAATTAAATCAGGTAAAAATTCATCAGTTTTTTGTATATAAATAGCATATCTCTCTAGTAAAATATTTCTAGCAAATTAGTGCAACGCAGCCCAAATAACTATCCAGTCGCTTTTTCAAATTATTTTCACAACCCATGTTGCAGGCATTCATGAGCAAAACCAGTGATGACGAAATATTGTTGCACAACCAAACTTGGCAGAGGGAACGGCAAATCATAATCCGTTTGTCTTCTTTAAACTATCGAACTGGCGAACTAGGCAGCTATTTGCACAATATTGCCTGCGGAGTCAGCGAACTTATTAGAGTTGATTGGACAGTTGTTACCTTTTGCCAAGAAGGGTTTGAAACTGTTCTAGCTAGTAGTCTTGAAATGGGCGAGGGTGAACATGTTTATTCATTACATGGTTTACTAACTGGTACTGTTATTAAAATGGGTCACTCATTAGCCGTGAAAGATGCTCAAAAAAACCCAGAATATGGACAAGCTCCAGAAGGTTATTGTGCATATTTAGGGATACCATTGCGGACTGCTGAAAATAAGGTAATTGGTACTATCTGCTCTTTTAATCATCAACCACGTGATTTTACAAAAGAAGACATCCAAATTGTGGAATTATTTGCTGAACGAGCTGCAACGGCAATTGACAACTATCATCTTTATCAACAACAGTGCAAATTTAATCATCTTTTAGAAGCCGAGGTAGAGAAACGTACCGCAGAACTGCAAACAACCCAAGCCAAGCTTTTAGAACAAGAACGACTGGCGGCTATTGGTGAATTTGCTGCCATGATTGTGCATGAGATTCGTAATCCATTGACTACAATGATTATGGGATTAAAGTATTTCCGAAAAACCATTTTAACTGAATCTGCTCAAGAACGATTAGCGTTGGCATTGAGCGAAGCTAGTCGTTTGGAGCGTTTGCTAAGTGAAATTTTGCTCTACGCCAAGCCCCAAGTATTAGAGCTTTATGAATTAGATGTGAATGAACTAATTTATGAGTTGTTGCTATGCATTCATGAAATGCCAGAAGCTGTGGAAAGGCAAATTGAATTTATTCCAGTGTTGCCTACGGTAAAAGTTTTGGGGGATAAGGACAAACTAAAGCAAGTATTTATCAATATTATTCGTAATGCTTGTGAGGCAGTTACAGCAGGAGATATTGTTAAGTTGAAAGTAGACTTTACCCATATAAATAAAGTCTGTATTAATGTCCATAATGGCGGCGAACCAATTCCATCAGAAGTTTTAACTAAGCTTTCTCAGCCATTTTTCTCCACAAAACCTGGTGGTACTGGGTTAGGTCTTGCTATTACCAAACGTATCGTCAATGCTCATAATGGGGAACTGTCAATCTGTTCTGACCTATTAACAGGTACTACCGTGAGTGTTCAATTACCTGTAGTTACTTTTCGGAACTTTTAATTGATATCAAGTGCTTCTTCTGCTATGGGTATATAATTTATGATTATGATATACAGTATTACATCACTTCATCAGAAAAATCGATAAATGGAAAGACATCAAATTAGTCCAATAAACTGGTCACAAGAAACTTACATTAAAGCTTTAAAGAAAGCAGCACGCGCACATCAAGGTCAGAAAATGACAGGTTCCGAAATACCTTACCTTATGCACTTGAATCTTGTGAGCATGGAAGTAATTGCAGCCCTAAGTGTAGAAATAGAAAATGACGGAAACCTTGCCATTCAATGTGCTATTTTGCATGACACAATCGAAGATACTAATACAACTTTTGAGGAAATAAAAACTGAATTTGGTGAATCAGTAGCTAATGGTGTACTTGCACTGACTAAAGATGAAAGTTTAGCAAAACATCTCCAAATGACAGATAGTTTACAAAGGATAAAGGAGCAACCACGAGAAATATGGATGGTGAAATTAGCAGATAGAATCACTAACCTCCAAGCACCACCACATTATTGGACTCAAGACAAAATTATTCGATATCGAGAAGAAGGTATTCAGATTTATGAAGCTTTGCAGGATGCAAGTCTATTTCTTGCTTCCCGCTTGGCAAAATTAATTGAAGATTACAAAGCGTTTATTAAGTAAATAGACTTTTGTGAGTCAAATCACACTAGCAATCTAAGCACTGCAATAACATTATCTACATGCATAAATTCTTACGTAGAAAATGATGGAATTACTTGAACTAATCTTGGTGCTAGCTACAGTAGTTGGTGTTACAGATGGAAACACAATTTTGGTTAAAGATAATGGCGGACAAACAATTCCAGTCAGGCTAGCGTGTATTAAAGCACCAGACGCGACTGGACAGGCGTATACTTTAGCGGCAACTCAAAGGTTAAAACAGCTACTACCACCTAAAACTCCTGTCGTGATTAGAAGCACAGAACAACTCGATGATGGTCGTACAGTCGGTGAAGTGTTCGTGGATAATCGGTCAGTAAATCTCCTTTTGGTACAGTCGGGTAATGCTATCGTTGACCGAGAATCTTTACAAAATTGCTACGAGAGCAAAACCCAGTTTTTAATTGCAGAAGCTAATGCTAAAAATAAACACCTGGGATTGTGGCAGCAATCAAAAGTTAAATTAAATTTTCATGCCAAGTAATATCAAGTCCAGTTGTTTGGGGCAACCTCAGATGTAATCGATATTATATACTCGACTTTTTAAATAAGTCGAATATCTGGACAAAGCGAATTTACCAATCACATAGCTATTTTGGCTTTTTTTATATCATCAATCAATTCATCAATCCTTGATTGAGTCGTGTTCCAAGAACACATAAAACGTACTCCTCCCACACCAATAAATGTATAAAACTGCCAGTTATTTGCTTTTAAGCTGTGAATAACTTGTTCAGGTAACTTAACAAACACGGCATTGGCTTCTCTGGGAAACATCAAATCAACGCCTTCTATATTTAATAGTTTATTTTCTAAGTATTCAGCGCATTGATTGGCATGTCTGGCATTTTTTAGCCAAGCACCAGTTTCTAATAAACCTAACCAGGGAGCAGAAATAAACCGCATTTTTGAGGCTAACTGACCTGCTTGCTTACATCGATAATCAAAATCTTCTGCTAACTGTTTGTTGAAGAAAAGAATCGCTTCACCTAATGCCATTCCATTTTTAGTCCCACAAAAGCACAATACATCTACTCCAGTTTTCCAAGTAATTTCAGCAGGGCTTTTATTCATCGCAGCAACTGCATTTGCAAAACGAGCGCCATCCATGTGAATCTTTAAGTTATACTTTTTCGCAACTTCTTTAATTTCTAGAAGTTCTTCAATAGAATATAAAGTTCCTAATTCTGTTGATTGTGTAATACTAATAACTTTAGGCTTGGGATAATGGATGTCAGTCCGTCTAGTGACAATTGCCTCTACCGATTCTGATGTTAACTTGCCATTTTTACCTTGAGCTAGTAACAGTTTAGAACCATTGGATGCAAATTCAGGTGCGCCACATTCATCTGTTTCTATGTGAGATGTTTCATGGCAAATGACGCTGTGATATGACTGACAAAGGGCTGCCAAAGATAAAGAATTGGCGGCTGTACCATTAAAGGTAAAAAATACTTCACAATCAATTTCAAAGAGTTCCCGAAAATAATCTGTTGCCTTTTGAGTCCATTCATCATTTCCATAAGCTGGAACACTACCTTGATTTGCCCTAATCATATATTCCAGCGCTTCTGGACAAATTCCAGAGGAATTATCACTTGCAAATTGCTCTAACTGGTTACTCATAATTTCTGCTTTTATTTTTCTTAGTACTTGTTACAATATTAGTGAATAATTTTAGGAACTGCCAACTTTAAGATTGAGTAAGAATGTTATTAATTTCTCAGCTTATACAATGAATATGCTAATTAAAATAACTTCCAATGGGAATGAAATCAATTTTATCGAATAATTATAAATTACTTACAAATAAATATCAGCCCAGATATTAAGGTAAGTTGTTAGTCTGATAATTTTTATTTTTTAAACAAAATTTCTCTACTCACATCAGATGGCTAAATATTTTTTCTGTAGCTTTTTTCTGAGTAGTTATAGCCTCTCATAGGATGAATATTTTATTAAATGAATCTGCGAATGTCCACAGAAAACTGGAGTTTTAGTTTGCATTTACTGAGACGTTAAGTTACTTCGGTGTATTCCTCAGCCTTAGGTTCAGGGGATTCTGGGACATCAAGAATGGCAAATAACTAAATATTATGCTAGAAAAATAAAGTTTGCTAATTAAAACGCTAATCATATACTTATAATGTACTATACAATGCCCTGCCAGTAACTTACTTCCTGGTAAGAGTACAAATTGGGGAACCCGCCCAAGGCACTGGCTCACCAATGACTAATGACTAATAACTAATGACTGAACCATTGATTGAACTGAAAGGTGTTTCTAAGTCCTTTGGTAGCCATAAAGTTCTAGATAATGTAGACTTAACCATTTACCGGGGAGAAGCACTGGGGATTATTGGGCCATCAGGGACTGGTAAATCAACAATTTTACGGGTAATGGCGGGGTTACTTAGTCCAGATGAAGGAGAAATTTATGTGCAAGGGGTGCGGCGAGACGGTTTGATTGAGGATGGTGGCCAGCAGGTTGGCATTGGTATGGTGTTTCAGCAGGCGGCGCTATTTGATTCGCTGACGGTGGAGGAGAATGTGGGATTTTTACTTTATCAAAATTCAAAGCTGCCGCGATCGCGTATTCGAGATTTGGTACGAGAAAAATTGGAGATGGTAGGTTTGCCATCAATCAGCGACCTTTATCCAGCCGAACTTTCTGGGGGAATGCGAAAACGGGTAAGTTTTGCCCGTGCAATTATGTCTAACCCTGATAATCCCTCAGAAGGCCCAGAAGTTCTACTATACGACGAACCGACAGCCGGACTCGATCCCATTGCCTCAACAGTAATCGAAGATTTAATCCGCTATTTGCAATGTCTACATGGAGTTTGTAGTACCTATGCTGTTGTTACTCACCAAGACAGCACTATCCGCCGGACAGCTGATAGACTTATATTTCTCTATGAAGGCAAAGTGCAGTGGCAGGGTACAGTTAGTGAGATATACAACACAGAAAATCCGTTGATCAAACAATTTATAAGTGGAAGTGTGAAAGGGCCGATTCAAGTTGTCGGTTAGAAAGTGAGAAGTTAGGAGTGAGGAGTTAAAAGTGAGAAGTTAGGAGTGAGGAGTTAAAAGTGAGAAGTTAACAATGAGGAGCGAGGGTTAAATTAAACTCATAACTCATAACTCATAACTAATAATTTCCAATTCCTAGCCCCTGACTCCTAGCTCTCAATTCATAACTCCTAATTTCCAACTCATAACTAATTATTGGGTGGAGGAAAAAAATGCGAGGTCTGATGACAAGCCGCTTCGCGTCTGGGCGAACATTTAGAGAAGGCTCTGTGGGGTTGTTGCTCCTGCTAGGAATAGGGGTATTTGGGTTACTCTTTCTGTGGTTAAATAGATTTACTGCTGCTGGCCGTTCATACAAAATTATTGTAGAATTTGCTAACGCTGGCGGAATGCAAAAGGGAGCAATAGTTCGCTATCGAGGTGTTAAAGTCGGAACTATTGACAAGATTCTACCAAAGGCGAATGCTATCGATGTAGAAATTGAAATTGCCCAAACTGACTTAATTATGCCCCGGAATGTACTGGTGGAAGCTAATCAAAGTGGATTAATTAGCGAAAGTATTATCGACATCACACCAAAAACAACATTACCTACTGGGGGTGTGCTTGCTAAACCCCTAGATAGAAGTTGTGATACCAGTCTCATTGTCTGTAATGGCTCTCGCTTAAAAGGTCAGATTGGCATCAGTGTTGATGAACTAATTCGCAGTTCAACTGAGCTATCTGCTGCATACAATAACCCCAAATTTTATAGAAATGTCAATAGGGTTCTAGAAACTACCACAGGCGCAGCATCGAGTTTTACTGAACTAAGTCAGGATTTACAAGGTTTGACCAAAAGCTTGCGACAACAACTAAATACATTTTCAAGCACTGCCAATTCAGTGCAACGAGCGACAAATCAACTTAATACATCCGCAAATCAAACAGTAAATAAATTTGGTGATACTGCAACTCAAGCAAATCGTTTGATTAAAAATCTGGATAATCTGTTGACAACAAATCGTTCTTCGCTGGTTGGCGCTTTAAACAATATTACCCAAACCAGCAACCAACTACGTGTTACAGTCAGTAGCCTATCACCATCGATCAATCGATTGACTCAAGGAGAATTACTCAACAATTTAGAAACTCTTTCAGCAAATGCAGCCCAAGCCTCAGCTAATTTACGCGATGCTTCTAAAACTTTAAACGATCCCAAGAATGTGGTGTTGCTGCAACAAACTTTAGATTCAGCACGAGTCACCTTTGAAAATACCCAAAAAATTACATCTGATTTAGATGAATTGACAGGCGATCCTAATTTCCGCAAAAATTTACGGCAATTGGTAAATGGTTTAAGTGGTTTAGTCTCTTCTACACAAGATATGCAGCAACAAGTGCAAGTTGCTACTACTCTAGATTCGGTAAAAGCTGCTGTGAACAAACAAAAGAATCTAATTCCTACCCCAGTACCAACCAAACAGGCGATGTCCAATGACAAGTCGCTACCTGTCTACACAGTTAATCCTTCACCTGCTAATTTTGAAAGTGCTGAAATCACCCTTGAACCAACCCCCAGTCCGTCTATCCCTAACTCATCTCAAGAAGTTCTGTTGAAACAGCTGCGGGAGTATGGTAAGCAACGGGAGCAACTAGAGACAGGAAAATAAGCAATACAGCTTGACAATTTTAAGTAACATATTTTACTGTTTATACAGTGTGTTGCAACTCATCGACACCACTCATCAGAACCTTGAAAACTGCATAATTCCGTTGACTGGTGTCGATTGTTTGCACAGTAAGGGTTTCAGGCTGTAAAATTAGTCGCTTATTGATAATTAATTAATAGTTATTGAGAATTCAAAAAGTGGTGTCGATTTGGGGGTCTCAAACCCTTGCTCTGTAAGGTTTCCAAAAGGTAACTCTTTACATAACCACTTCCCCTAACGGGGACGGAAACTAAATACTTTAAGTTCTGAAAAACTTTGGGTGTGGTCTTGACTTTACATAACCACTTCCCCTAACGGGGACGGAAACAGCAGTTACAGAGTTATCAATGTATAATATCTTTTGACTTTACATAACCACTTCCCCTAACGGGGACGGAAACCATTGTAAGTAACTAATTTCTCCCATTATTGAGTAAACTTTACATAACCACTTCCCCTAACGGGGACGGAAACCATAAGAACTGGCACTGGTACCATAACTATTTGAAAAACTTTACATAACCACTTCCCCTAACGGGGACGGAAACTCTCCAGTGACTTGATCTTGCAAGGCAAAGTCTGCCTTTACATAACCACTTCCCCTAACGGGGACGGAAACTTTGATCGCTGACGGTGGTGAAGTTCCTGGTATGACGACTTTACATAACCACTTCCCCTAACGGGGACGGAAACACTACACCATTTGGCGTAGACCCTTTCCAGAGGAAACTTTACATAACCACTTCCCCTAACGGGGACGGAAACAGAATAGATCATATCCTGATCTTTATATCGAAGAACCGTGAAACTTTACATAACCACTTCCCCTAACGGGGACGGAAACTTTCCAAATCACCAGATGGGTTTTTTTGGTCAAGAACTTTACATAACCACTTCCCCTAACGGGGACGGAAACACTTGAAAGATGCCGTCTATTTTAACAGATGCAGCATTGCTGGCTTTACATAACCACTTCCCCTAACGGGGACGGAAACCCAATCTCGTGTAGAATTCTCCACCATTTTTGATAACGAGGCTTTACGTAACCACTTCCCCTAACGGGGATGGAAATATTTTCGAGACCTTTCTTGTCTTTGCTTCATTTAGGCGCATCTTCTGATTGGTATTGAGTACTCAAAACTGCTGAACCACTACAAGACCAGCAAGTACCAAGCGCCATACTTGGGCAAAGTCCCTATCGATATCTGGATCGCTCCATTCGGATGCGTGGGCTGGATGGTGAAAGCGAACTGTCGCTTGAAGGACTGCTTTAGCTGCTACTTGCGGATCGGTTACTCTAAACTCGTTAGTGGAAATACCGCTCTCTATGATTTGAGCAATCTGCCTAAGCAGTTCAGTAACGTGAGCTTCAACTACCCCTCGCGCCTCTTGGGTAATCGCTGAATAGGTTGCAAATAACTCTGGCTCTTTTAAGACTTTTTGACGTTTCAGAGTCATGAGTTGTTCAAACCATCGGTGCAACCGTTCTCTGGCGGAACCTGGCTCTTGGGCGATCGCTGCTAGCGGTGTGGAAACCCGATGCAGCCACCGTTCTGCCACTGCATCTCGCAGGGCAGCTTTGCTGGGAAAATGCCGATAAATCGTGCCGTGGCTCACCTCTAAAAAGCGAGCCACATCGACCACTGTTGCCTTTGCCAGACCGTAACGACGCAAAACTTCTTCTGCTGCATCGAGAATCCGCTCCGGTGTCAAAGGTGAATCATTCATGCGATAATTTTTTTACCTCTTTTCACTATTGAGCATTGCCATTTGTTCTGGGCCATAGCGATCGCCTGCGACGGCATTTAGTGGCACGGCTGCCTCAATCCGGGCGATATCATCCTTATTTAAGTGTAAATCCAATGCACCCAGAGCTTCATTTAAGCGATCGCAACGCCGTGCGCCAATTAGCGGTATAATGTCGTTTCCTTGCGACAGCACCCAAGCAATTGCCACTTGAACAACCGTGGCATTCCGTTCTTCGGCAATCAGGCGCAGGGCTTCGACTAGCAACAAATTGCGATCCAGATTCTCTCCAGAGAAGCGGGGTAGATGTACTCGATAGTCTTGCGCTTGCTCAGAGCGTTCTTTCGACCAGTGACCGCTCAACAATCCCCGTGAGAGAACTCCATAAGCGGTGACAGCAATGCCCAATTCCCGGACGGTTGGCAGGATCTCATCTTCAATGCTACGACTCAGGAGGGAATATTCAATCTGAAGCGAAGCGATCGGATGAGTCTTATGAGCGCGGCGAATTACATCTGCACCCACTTCAGATAAACCAATCTGGCGAACATATCCAGCTTTCACCATTTCGCTAATCGCCCCAATAGTCTCTTCAATAGGCACTTTCGGATCGAGTCGGGCTGGTTGGTAAAGGTCAATGTAATCGGTTCCCAGTCGTTTCAATGTATAGGCAAGTGAAGTCTTCACGGCTTCAGGGCGACCATCGAAGCCAAGAAAGTTGCCATCAGGAGAGCGCAACGCACCGAATTTAACGGCAATGAAGACATTTTCCCGCCGTCCTGTCAAGGCTTCGTTTAGCAGCATTTCATTGTGTCCCATGCCGTAAAAGTCGCCTGTATCCAGTAAGTTAATACCTGCATCAAGCGCTGCATGAATTGTTGCAATACTTTCCTTGCGATCGGCTGGCCCATAAACATCAGACATACCCATACAGCCAAGCCCAAGCGCCGATATCATTGAACCGTTTTTTCCGAGTTGACGCGACAACATAGCAACTTCTCCACTGTGGTGATAAAACTATGATACCAATCAAGTGACAAAAATCAATATCTGTCATTCAATCTTTGTTAAGAAACTATTCGGATCGTGTCTGATTAGCGGTGCTGTAGTAGCGATCGCTCATGAAAAAACGAACCGCAAAGGACGCAAAGGACACAAAGAAATAAGCTAGAGCGGCAAAACTAACTTGAGAGGTGAAACGAAAGGCTTAATTGCGTTTGCGCGAAAGAAAATCAAAAACGATTTTTCTAGGTTTCCAAAATATCTCTAGCAAGTTTTACCACACTAGGAAATAAGAGTTTCAGAGAGTTTTTGCGTAAGTCCTATATTTGTTATTTTTTGCTCAAGTCAGGGAACTCTATGAATACAATTCAGTACTTCACGCAGCATTAACCACAGAAAGGCTTCCCGTAGGGTAGCAACTTGTATTGGTTGTTGTGGGTTTAGTTGAACTGTGTTGTAAGGATAATTTAGAGTTTTGAGGAGCGGCTAATGGATAAATCAATTATTCAGTTGGTTGACGAATTACCGACTGACAATATTACTGTCAAAGTTTTAAAGGCTCTTGATTACGTAGCACCAGGTGAGTGGAGCAATTTGACGGGGTTTGATAATAGTATTCGCAGCATTACCGGAGAAACCGATGCTAAGGTAATTCAGAGAATCCGCGATCGCGCTGCCGTCTTATACCAAGATCCTCAAAAAGGCTATGAGTTTGCAATCAAACTTTATCAAACAATTGATAAGGCAGATACAGCTATGGCAGCAGCAGCTTTAGCGAATAAAGTTAGTGAGAAAATCGGCTTTCTGTCTTTTTTAGGCAACATTACTCCCAAAGCTGATGTCACTCAATCCATTGACTTAGCACTGAAAATCGCCGTCGAAATCATCGCCTTTTGCAAACTAAATGGTATTCCTCAACCTAACCCCCAAGAGTTTGCTAATTCCCTTGCGAACAACTATCAAAATGCATCCTTAATGCGGATGGTAGCTTTGGTTTGTATAGACGGAATACTACCATTAGGCCCCGACTTTCTTAGCAAAATTCATAACGTTATTAGTGGCGCTGATACTAGCGCAATAACTCAAAATCCGGTTTTCTCGGCTATCAATAACTTTCTTCCTGGTAGTAATCCCTCTGATAAAGTTGGTTTTCTCAGTCAGAGTTTTAACTCCGTCCAAGGCTGGATGAATGATTTAGTATCTAAAACAGGGATAACTCCGCAATCAATTTCTAGTCATTTAGGTAATTTTATTCAGATTGCTGATGATAATTTAGATTTCGTCGCCGCATTTCTAGATCAAACTACCAATTACTACGAACATACAGGAACTCAAACTGTCGCTCGTGGATTGATTTTGGAAGCATACACTTTAGTAAAAGAAGAAATTAAACAAGAGCAACAAAAGCCGATCCAAGATGTTTCGTCTGCTTCTGCTGTCAAGTCAGATAACAATCAGTATGAAGTCAGCAAAACTGTAGAAGTTTGGGATAGTGAAGAGGAAGATTGGTATCAGGGAACAATTGAAAAAATCCAAGAAGACCAATTCTTTATTCATTACCTTGGCTACGGTTCATCTTATGACGAATGGGTAGGCGAAGATGACATTCGGACTCGCGATCTTCGCGCTGCTGATGACAATGGATATGCAGTTGGTCAAAAAGTAAAATGTTGGGATGAAGAGCAAGAGGCTTGGTATTCTGCAACGATTCAGCAAATCCAAAATCAGCAATACTTTGTTCGCTATGCTGGTTATGACTCATCTTATGATGAGTGGGTTGATAGCGATGAGATTTCTTAATTATTGAATTAGCACGGGGGCGACAAGAGGATATCTACGATGGGTTATTCGGTGCTGCGCCCTGTGCTAGTGGTCTATCAAATTCATTTTGACCGTTGGAGAGACGCGATAAATCGCCGTCTCTACAAGGATTTTATCTATCAATTATTTATTGACAGACTACTAGTGGTCTATCGCATTAATTTTGCTGGGTTGCGAGATCCCCGACTTATTAAAGAAGTCGGGGATCTGAACACCTTAACCTTTCAGAAATAATGACATGAACCACTAGCTAGCATATAGTACTTTTAAAAATTACGAATTATTTTGACAGTTGCGCTACTATATCCCCTATTGCCTTCGTGCAATAGGAGTAGTGCAGGTTAAACAGATGACAGAAGAATTTAATACACAGGGCGCACAGAATCTGGTTGCGATCGCAGATCAATTCGCTCAACAGGGAAAGGTTACAGGCATTAAAGCATTTGGTAGTGGTAATATTAATGACACCTTCTTAGCAACTCTAGATGACTCAAAAGAACAACATTTTGTCCTGCAACGCATCAACACGCAGGTATTTCGTCAGCCAAAACTGATTATGCAGAATATGCGTACCTTCACTGACCATGTTCACAAAAGGTTACAGCACAGCCCCTTGAATCGTCGTTGGGAAGTACCGCGCGTACTATTAACTAAGGATGCAGAAGACCACTTTCAGGATGCAGACGGCTCCTTTTGGCGGGCGATTAGCTTTATTGAAAACTCCCAGTCTTTTGATACTATGGGCGATCGCGCACAAGCGCAAGAAATTGGTTATGCCTTGGGGATGTTCCACAATTTAATCAGCGATTTGCCACCAGAAAAACTCGCTGATACCCTTCAAGGATTCCATATTACACCGCTTTACCTCCAGCATTATGAGGAAGTTTTCGCAACAGCTAGTGTATGTAATAATGCTGAGGTTAATTATTGTTTGCGATTTGTTAGCGATCGCCAAGCCTTTGCACATATCCTAGAAAATGCCAAAGCTGAGGGCAAATTACCCCTGCGTCTGATGCACGGCGATCCAAAAATCA
Protein-coding sequences here:
- a CDS encoding phosphotransferase enzyme family protein, which produces MTEEFNTQGAQNLVAIADQFAQQGKVTGIKAFGSGNINDTFLATLDDSKEQHFVLQRINTQVFRQPKLIMQNMRTFTDHVHKRLQHSPLNRRWEVPRVLLTKDAEDHFQDADGSFWRAISFIENSQSFDTMGDRAQAQEIGYALGMFHNLISDLPPEKLADTLQGFHITPLYLQHYEEVFATASVCNNAEVNYCLRFVSDRQAFAHILENAKAEGKLPLRLMHGDPKINNVMFDIATQQAVSVIDLDTVKPGLVHYDIGDCLRSGCNPAGEETENWESIYFDTDLCQGILQGYLSVAKAFLTENDYAYIYDAIRLITFELGLRFFADYLAGNVYFKVKHPEHNLARAIVQFKLTESIESQEMQIRNIIKDVK
- a CDS encoding Tudor-knot domain-containing protein — encoded protein: MDKSIIQLVDELPTDNITVKVLKALDYVAPGEWSNLTGFDNSIRSITGETDAKVIQRIRDRAAVLYQDPQKGYEFAIKLYQTIDKADTAMAAAALANKVSEKIGFLSFLGNITPKADVTQSIDLALKIAVEIIAFCKLNGIPQPNPQEFANSLANNYQNASLMRMVALVCIDGILPLGPDFLSKIHNVISGADTSAITQNPVFSAINNFLPGSNPSDKVGFLSQSFNSVQGWMNDLVSKTGITPQSISSHLGNFIQIADDNLDFVAAFLDQTTNYYEHTGTQTVARGLILEAYTLVKEEIKQEQQKPIQDVSSASAVKSDNNQYEVSKTVEVWDSEEEDWYQGTIEKIQEDQFFIHYLGYGSSYDEWVGEDDIRTRDLRAADDNGYAVGQKVKCWDEEQEAWYSATIQQIQNQQYFVRYAGYDSSYDEWVDSDEIS